One Glycine soja cultivar W05 chromosome 2, ASM419377v2, whole genome shotgun sequence genomic region harbors:
- the LOC114379969 gene encoding probable serine/threonine-protein kinase PBL28 isoform X1, producing MPFGLVSLSAWNKRRRSKSQDHTDPWVYKPAQLWQLEDQTPRPTKRLHGSSVYTLKEMEEATCSFSDENLLGKGGFGKVYRGTLRSGEVVAIKKMELPAIKAAEGEREFRVEVDILSRLDHPNLVSLIGYCADGKHRFLVYEYMRKGNLQDHLNGIGERNMDWPRRLQVALGAAKGLAYLHSSSDVGIPIVHRDFKSTNILLDDNFEAKISDFGLAKLMPEGQETHVTARVLGTFGYFDPEYTSTGKLTLQSDVYAFGVVLLELLTGRRAVDLNQGPNDQNLVLQVRHILHDRKKLRKVIDPEMARNSYTIQSIVMFANLASRCVRTESNERPSIVECIKELLMIIYTNSKGLGMVMHSLRMI from the exons ATGCCATTTGGTTTGGTCTCACTCTCGGCCTGGAACAAGCGCCGTAGAAGCAAATCTCAAGATCATACAGATCCCT GGGTTTACAAACCTGCACAGCTTTGGCAACTTGAAGATCAAACACCACGACCTACAAAAAGGCTACATGGATCATCTGTTTACACACTCAAGGAGATGGAGGAGGCAACATGTTCATTCAGTGATGAGAATCTGCTTGGAAAAGGAGGATTTGGCAAAGTCTATCGGGGCACTTTGCGGTCAGGAGAG GTTGTAGCAATCAAGAAAATGGAGTTGCCAGCAATTAAAGCAGCTGAGGGGGAACGCGAGTTTCGAGTCGAAGTTGACATCTTGAGCAGACTTGACCACCCAAATCTTGTTTCTTTGATAGGCTACTGTGCTGATGGAAAGCATAGATTCCTAGTATATGAATATATGCGTAAAGGGAACCTGCAGGATCATTTGAATG GAATTGGGGAAAGAAACATGGATTGGCCTCGAAGACTCCAAGTGGCACTGGGAGCTGCAAAAGGACTTGCTTATCTCCATTCAAGTTCTGATGTTGGAATTCCTATTGTTCATAGGGATTTCAAATCGACCAATATTCTCTTAGACGATAACTTTGAAGCaaag ATATCTGATTTTGGACTCGCGAAGTTAATGCCAGAAGGGCAAGAGACACATGTGACTGCCAGAGTGCTTGGTACCTTTGGCTATTTTGATCCCGAGTATACATCG ACTGGGAAACTCACTCTACAGAGTGATGTTTATGCTTTTGGTGTTGTTCTTTTGGAGCTTTTGACTGGACGTCGAGCTGTAGATCTAAACCAAGGTCCCAACGATCAAAACCTTGTACTACAG GTGAGGCACATACTGCATGACCGCAAGAAGCTTCGTAAGGTGATAGATCCAGAGATGGCTCGAAATTCTTACACCATTCAGTCTATAGTCATGTTTGCCAATCTGGCATCAAGATGCGTTCGTACTGAGAGTAATGAAAGACCTTCAATCGTAGAATGTATAAAAGAACTCCTAATGATTATCTATACAAATTCAAAAGGCTTGGGAATGGTTATGCATAGTTTGAGAATGATCTAG
- the LOC114380014 gene encoding MLP-like protein 423 gives MATRGKLEVDIDLKSNADKYWQTLRNSTEIFPKAFPHDYKSIEVLEGDGKSPGSIRHISYGEGSPLVKSSFEKIEAVDEEKKVVSYTIIDGELLQHYKTFKGDISVTPIGDGCEVKWSAAYEKVSHDISDPTLVKDFAVKNFLEVDAYVQANA, from the exons ATGGCTACCCGTGGAAAGCTTGAGGTTGACATTGATCTCAAGTCCAACGCAGACAAGTACTGGCAAACCCTTAGGAATTCTACTGAAATATTCCCTAAGGCCTTCCCACATGATTACAAAAGCATTGAGGTTCTTGAGGGTGATGGCAAGTCTCCTGGTTCTATCCGCCACATAAGTTATGGTGAAG GTTCACCACTTGTGAAATCATCCTTTGAGAAGATTGAGGCTGTTGATGAGGAAAAGAAGGTAGTGTCGTACACTATCATTGATGGGGAACTCCTCCAGCACTACAAAACATTCAAGGGAGACATTTCAGTGACTCCAATTGGCGATGGATGCGAGGTGAAGTGGAGTGCTGCGTACGAAAAGGTTAGCCATGATATTTCTGATCCAACCCTTGTCAAAGATTTTGCAGTCAAGAATTTCCTAGAGGTCGATGCCTATGTTCAAGCCAACGCATAG
- the LOC114379969 gene encoding probable serine/threonine-protein kinase PBL28 isoform X2: MPFGLVSLSAWNKRRRSKSQDHTDPWVYKPAQLWQLEDQTPRPTKRLHGSSVYTLKEMEEATCSFSDENLLGKGGFGKVYRGTLRSGEVVAIKKMELPAIKAAEGEREFRVEVDILSRLDHPNLVSLIGYCADGKHRFLVYEYMRKGNLQDHLNGIGERNMDWPRRLQVALGAAKGLAYLHSSSDVGIPIVHRDFKSTNILLDDNFEAKISDFGLAKLMPEGQETHVTARVLGTFGYFDPEYTSVRHILHDRKKLRKVIDPEMARNSYTIQSIVMFANLASRCVRTESNERPSIVECIKELLMIIYTNSKGLGMVMHSLRMI, translated from the exons ATGCCATTTGGTTTGGTCTCACTCTCGGCCTGGAACAAGCGCCGTAGAAGCAAATCTCAAGATCATACAGATCCCT GGGTTTACAAACCTGCACAGCTTTGGCAACTTGAAGATCAAACACCACGACCTACAAAAAGGCTACATGGATCATCTGTTTACACACTCAAGGAGATGGAGGAGGCAACATGTTCATTCAGTGATGAGAATCTGCTTGGAAAAGGAGGATTTGGCAAAGTCTATCGGGGCACTTTGCGGTCAGGAGAG GTTGTAGCAATCAAGAAAATGGAGTTGCCAGCAATTAAAGCAGCTGAGGGGGAACGCGAGTTTCGAGTCGAAGTTGACATCTTGAGCAGACTTGACCACCCAAATCTTGTTTCTTTGATAGGCTACTGTGCTGATGGAAAGCATAGATTCCTAGTATATGAATATATGCGTAAAGGGAACCTGCAGGATCATTTGAATG GAATTGGGGAAAGAAACATGGATTGGCCTCGAAGACTCCAAGTGGCACTGGGAGCTGCAAAAGGACTTGCTTATCTCCATTCAAGTTCTGATGTTGGAATTCCTATTGTTCATAGGGATTTCAAATCGACCAATATTCTCTTAGACGATAACTTTGAAGCaaag ATATCTGATTTTGGACTCGCGAAGTTAATGCCAGAAGGGCAAGAGACACATGTGACTGCCAGAGTGCTTGGTACCTTTGGCTATTTTGATCCCGAGTATACATCG GTGAGGCACATACTGCATGACCGCAAGAAGCTTCGTAAGGTGATAGATCCAGAGATGGCTCGAAATTCTTACACCATTCAGTCTATAGTCATGTTTGCCAATCTGGCATCAAGATGCGTTCGTACTGAGAGTAATGAAAGACCTTCAATCGTAGAATGTATAAAAGAACTCCTAATGATTATCTATACAAATTCAAAAGGCTTGGGAATGGTTATGCATAGTTTGAGAATGATCTAG
- the LOC114379969 gene encoding probable serine/threonine-protein kinase PBL28 isoform X3, whose translation MPFGLVSLSAWNKRRRSKSQDHTDPCIVFIYFFPSWFKHMYFRVYKPAQLWQLEDQTPRPTKRLHGSSVYTLKEMEEATCSFSDENLLGKGGFGKVYRGTLRSGEVVAIKKMELPAIKAAEGEREFRVEVDILSRLDHPNLVSLIGYCADGKHRFLVYEYMRKGNLQDHLNGIGERNMDWPRRLQVALGAAKGLAYLHSSSDVGIPIVHRDFKSTNILLDDNFEAKISDFGLAKLMPEGQETHVTARVLGTFGYFDPEYTSTGKLTLQSDVYAFGVVLLELLTGRRAVDLNQGPNDQNLVLQVRHILHDRKKLRKVIDPEMARNSYTIQSIVMFANLASRCVRTESNERPSIVECIKELLMIIYTNSKGLGMVMHSLRMI comes from the exons ATGCCATTTGGTTTGGTCTCACTCTCGGCCTGGAACAAGCGCCGTAGAAGCAAATCTCAAGATCATACAGATCCCTGTattgtctttatttatttttttccttcatggTTTAAGCATATGTACTTCA GGGTTTACAAACCTGCACAGCTTTGGCAACTTGAAGATCAAACACCACGACCTACAAAAAGGCTACATGGATCATCTGTTTACACACTCAAGGAGATGGAGGAGGCAACATGTTCATTCAGTGATGAGAATCTGCTTGGAAAAGGAGGATTTGGCAAAGTCTATCGGGGCACTTTGCGGTCAGGAGAG GTTGTAGCAATCAAGAAAATGGAGTTGCCAGCAATTAAAGCAGCTGAGGGGGAACGCGAGTTTCGAGTCGAAGTTGACATCTTGAGCAGACTTGACCACCCAAATCTTGTTTCTTTGATAGGCTACTGTGCTGATGGAAAGCATAGATTCCTAGTATATGAATATATGCGTAAAGGGAACCTGCAGGATCATTTGAATG GAATTGGGGAAAGAAACATGGATTGGCCTCGAAGACTCCAAGTGGCACTGGGAGCTGCAAAAGGACTTGCTTATCTCCATTCAAGTTCTGATGTTGGAATTCCTATTGTTCATAGGGATTTCAAATCGACCAATATTCTCTTAGACGATAACTTTGAAGCaaag ATATCTGATTTTGGACTCGCGAAGTTAATGCCAGAAGGGCAAGAGACACATGTGACTGCCAGAGTGCTTGGTACCTTTGGCTATTTTGATCCCGAGTATACATCG ACTGGGAAACTCACTCTACAGAGTGATGTTTATGCTTTTGGTGTTGTTCTTTTGGAGCTTTTGACTGGACGTCGAGCTGTAGATCTAAACCAAGGTCCCAACGATCAAAACCTTGTACTACAG GTGAGGCACATACTGCATGACCGCAAGAAGCTTCGTAAGGTGATAGATCCAGAGATGGCTCGAAATTCTTACACCATTCAGTCTATAGTCATGTTTGCCAATCTGGCATCAAGATGCGTTCGTACTGAGAGTAATGAAAGACCTTCAATCGTAGAATGTATAAAAGAACTCCTAATGATTATCTATACAAATTCAAAAGGCTTGGGAATGGTTATGCATAGTTTGAGAATGATCTAG